A single Streptomyces sp. NBC_01381 DNA region contains:
- a CDS encoding MFS transporter, with the protein MTAPPTLPKSRQQLILAVLMLCSLLIWLENTVLSTTLETLADPVHGLGADPGQLQWATGSYTLAFATLMFTAGALGDRFGHRTVFSSGMVIFTGSSLWAAYASDTGQLIAARAAMGVGSALITPAMMAILMWTFTGPARAAAIGIFSTSAGVGMAAGPVLAGFLLDHFWWGSVFLINVPVAALALVGLAVLVPNFRSPTPRPLDPAGMLLSISGLVALAYGLIRAGQVAAWSRTDVWAPIVVGLILLAVFVLVELRVKVPSFDPRLFAQRTFGGGNVALGLLLFGVAAITFYNAFYLQGALGFSPMKAGLANIPTAFGALVGAPLASRLVRRLPLRLVTVPALTVAALTMGGYGFLGLQTPLVWIEILLLIQGLSIGMVIGPVTAALISDLPLEQAGAGSAVTNTVRQTGSVIGIAVGGTIMSIMYRRAIEPSLEGAPGPVQDQARVSAEQARHVAATIHRPTLAQAADDAFIHAMHVGAGWIAVIALLGAAVLLITLPAAGKKKGPIPEPDYEEARSSV; encoded by the coding sequence ATGACCGCGCCTCCAACGTTGCCGAAGTCCAGGCAGCAGTTGATTCTTGCCGTTCTTATGCTTTGTTCGCTGCTGATTTGGCTAGAGAATACCGTCCTGAGTACTACGCTCGAGACCCTTGCAGACCCGGTCCATGGACTGGGGGCCGATCCCGGTCAGCTGCAATGGGCGACCGGTTCGTACACCCTTGCCTTCGCCACATTGATGTTTACTGCAGGCGCATTGGGTGATCGGTTCGGTCACCGGACCGTTTTTTCCAGTGGCATGGTGATCTTCACCGGGTCCTCGCTGTGGGCGGCGTACGCAAGCGATACGGGCCAGCTCATTGCGGCTCGAGCCGCGATGGGTGTGGGCAGCGCGCTGATCACGCCCGCCATGATGGCCATCCTCATGTGGACCTTCACCGGCCCCGCGCGGGCCGCCGCGATCGGCATTTTCTCGACGTCGGCCGGTGTCGGAATGGCTGCCGGCCCGGTCCTTGCGGGGTTCCTGCTCGACCATTTCTGGTGGGGCTCGGTATTTCTCATCAATGTCCCGGTCGCGGCATTGGCGTTGGTCGGGCTCGCCGTGCTGGTTCCGAATTTCCGCAGCCCCACTCCGCGGCCACTGGACCCCGCTGGAATGTTGCTGTCGATCAGTGGGCTCGTGGCGTTGGCCTACGGGCTGATCCGGGCGGGGCAGGTGGCGGCGTGGAGTCGTACCGACGTCTGGGCGCCGATCGTTGTCGGTCTCATTCTGCTGGCCGTTTTCGTACTCGTCGAACTGCGTGTCAAGGTGCCCAGCTTTGATCCCCGACTGTTCGCGCAACGCACATTCGGTGGCGGCAATGTGGCGCTCGGATTGCTGCTCTTCGGTGTGGCCGCCATCACCTTCTATAACGCGTTTTACCTGCAAGGTGCGCTCGGATTTTCACCGATGAAGGCGGGGCTGGCCAATATCCCGACCGCTTTCGGCGCGCTCGTCGGAGCGCCCCTTGCCTCGCGCCTGGTTCGCCGCCTTCCACTACGCCTTGTCACGGTGCCGGCGCTAACCGTGGCTGCGCTCACCATGGGCGGGTACGGCTTTCTCGGACTCCAAACTCCACTCGTCTGGATCGAGATCTTGCTGCTGATTCAGGGTCTGTCGATCGGCATGGTGATCGGCCCCGTTACGGCCGCATTGATCAGCGACCTTCCGTTGGAACAGGCCGGTGCGGGATCGGCCGTCACCAACACCGTGCGACAGACCGGCAGCGTGATCGGAATCGCCGTAGGCGGCACGATCATGTCGATCATGTACCGACGTGCGATCGAACCTTCGCTGGAGGGTGCACCCGGTCCGGTGCAGGATCAGGCGCGAGTCTCCGCCGAACAGGCCCGCCACGTCGCCGCCACCATCCACCGGCCCACTCTTGCTCAGGCTGCTGACGATGCGTTCATCCATGCCATGCACGTCGGCGCGGGCTGGATCGCGGTCATCGCACTCCTCGGAGCAGCCGTGCTGCTGATCACCTTGCCTGCTGCCGGAAAGAAGAAGGGTCCGATACCGGAGCCTGACTACGAAGAGGCCCGCAGCTCCGTCTGA
- a CDS encoding DUF4158 domain-containing protein has translation MRSATEAANEFDDGVCFIDLSEPIFEPCIGHTSRAPSPAAAVEYVAQQVDVPAEAWADYDWQSKAIQRHRGEIRAAYGFRANTEEDQDRLAGWPATELCPVELSRDRLAAAVVARCRNDQIEPPAPGQVRRLVGKAVKDFEKRFCRSTVDRLSHATRSRLEDLIGGDGTEQGTDSDGVAAGAVGRTSPS, from the coding sequence GTGCGCTCAGCCACAGAAGCGGCGAACGAGTTCGACGACGGGGTGTGCTTCATCGACCTTTCAGAACCCATCTTTGAACCTTGCATCGGGCACACCTCAAGGGCTCCGTCGCCGGCCGCCGCGGTGGAGTATGTCGCCCAGCAGGTCGATGTGCCTGCGGAGGCGTGGGCGGACTACGACTGGCAGAGCAAGGCGATCCAGCGGCATCGGGGCGAGATCCGGGCGGCGTACGGCTTCCGGGCGAACACCGAGGAGGACCAGGACCGGCTGGCCGGGTGGCCGGCGACTGAGCTGTGCCCGGTGGAGTTGTCGCGTGACCGGCTTGCGGCCGCGGTCGTGGCTCGGTGCCGCAACGACCAAATCGAGCCACCGGCGCCCGGGCAGGTGCGGCGGCTGGTGGGCAAGGCGGTCAAGGACTTCGAGAAGCGGTTCTGTCGCAGCACTGTGGACCGGCTCAGCCACGCGACCCGCTCGCGGCTGGAGGACCTGATCGGGGGCGACGGAACCGAGCAGGGCACCGACAGCGACGGCGTGGCGGCCGGGGCGGTCGGTCGCACTTCACCGAGCTGA
- a CDS encoding lytic polysaccharide monooxygenase auxiliary activity family 9 protein, protein MNKKQKLAAALGAAFAPVIVLASVTPAGAHGYVNAPPSRQAQCAAGTVSCGEITHEPQSVEGPKGQTTCSGGNARFAELDDDGKGWQTTDVGSSQEFSWKLTAAHATSTWQYFVGGNKIAEVDDGGAKPGDTVTHTVDFGGLSGKQKVLAVWNIADTSNAFYACIDVNITG, encoded by the coding sequence ATGAACAAGAAGCAGAAGCTGGCGGCCGCCCTGGGCGCTGCCTTCGCGCCCGTAATCGTGCTGGCCTCCGTCACCCCGGCCGGCGCGCACGGATATGTCAACGCGCCCCCGAGCCGGCAGGCCCAGTGCGCGGCCGGCACGGTGAGCTGCGGCGAGATCACCCACGAGCCGCAGAGCGTCGAAGGCCCCAAGGGGCAGACGACGTGCAGCGGCGGCAATGCGCGGTTCGCCGAGCTGGACGACGACGGCAAGGGCTGGCAGACGACCGACGTCGGCTCGTCCCAGGAGTTCAGCTGGAAGCTGACGGCGGCTCACGCCACCAGCACCTGGCAGTACTTCGTCGGCGGCAACAAGATCGCCGAGGTCGACGACGGCGGCGCCAAGCCGGGCGACACCGTCACCCACACCGTCGACTTCGGCGGGCTCAGCGGCAAGCAGAAGGTGCTCGCGGTGTGGAACATCGCCGACACCTCCAACGCCTTCTACGCCTGCATCGATGTGAACATCACGGGCTGA
- a CDS encoding serine hydrolase, with translation MADLRETLEAHVDKGSVPGAVGLVARGDRIEVAAVGSVDVEGSAPMARDSIFRIASITKPVVAAAVMMLVEDGRIALDDPVARWLPELASPSVVRTPASPVDDVVPAVRPITVFHLLSSRTGYGFASDFSLPAVAALATALKQGPTAPQAVPAPDDWMAALGRIPLLHQPGDGWLYNLSSDLQGVLISRVTGRPLPDFLAERIFEPLGMTDTAFAVPPAKLDRFTAYYGAAPEGGLARLDAADGQWSRPPAFPSGAGGLVSTADDWLAFGRMLLAQGVSQGAAGGRQLLSPTSVRQMTTNQLTVAERKAGGLFLEGMGWGFGAAVDVERAEPWSVPGRYGWVGGTGTTAHIIPATGTVTIMLSQLQMGGPSFPELMRDFWRYAADV, from the coding sequence ATGGCCGATCTGCGCGAAACGCTGGAAGCACACGTGGACAAGGGCTCCGTGCCCGGAGCGGTGGGCCTGGTGGCGCGCGGTGACCGCATCGAGGTGGCGGCCGTCGGGTCCGTCGACGTCGAGGGCAGCGCCCCGATGGCCAGGGACTCCATCTTCCGTATCGCCTCGATCACCAAACCCGTCGTCGCCGCGGCCGTCATGATGCTGGTCGAGGACGGGCGGATCGCGCTGGACGACCCGGTCGCCCGGTGGCTGCCCGAGCTGGCGTCACCGAGCGTCGTCCGCACGCCGGCCTCGCCGGTGGACGACGTGGTCCCCGCGGTGCGGCCCATCACCGTCTTCCATCTGCTGAGCTCCCGCACCGGATACGGCTTCGCCTCCGACTTCTCGCTGCCCGCGGTCGCGGCGCTGGCCACCGCGCTAAAGCAGGGCCCTACCGCGCCACAGGCCGTGCCGGCGCCCGACGACTGGATGGCCGCCCTGGGGCGGATTCCGCTGCTGCACCAGCCGGGCGACGGCTGGCTGTACAACCTCAGCTCCGACCTGCAGGGCGTGCTCATCTCCCGGGTCACGGGCCGACCGCTGCCCGACTTCCTCGCCGAGCGGATCTTCGAACCGCTCGGGATGACCGACACCGCCTTCGCCGTGCCGCCCGCCAAGCTCGACCGGTTCACCGCCTATTACGGGGCCGCCCCCGAGGGAGGCCTCGCCCGCCTCGACGCCGCCGACGGGCAGTGGAGCCGGCCGCCCGCGTTTCCCTCCGGCGCCGGCGGCCTGGTCTCCACCGCCGACGACTGGCTCGCCTTCGGCCGGATGCTGCTGGCCCAAGGTGTGTCCCAAGGGGCGGCAGGCGGGCGGCAGTTGCTCTCCCCCACGTCAGTGCGGCAGATGACGACCAATCAGCTGACCGTGGCCGAGCGGAAAGCTGGCGGTCTGTTCCTCGAAGGCATGGGCTGGGGCTTCGGCGCCGCGGTCGACGTCGAGCGTGCGGAGCCGTGGAGCGTGCCGGGGCGCTATGGCTGGGTCGGCGGCACCGGCACGACCGCGCACATCATTCCGGCCACCGGCACGGTCACCATCATGCTCAGCCAGCTGCAGATGGGCGGGCCGAGCTTCCCCGAGCTGATGCGGGACTTCTGGCGGTACGCCGCGGACGTGTGA
- a CDS encoding 3-hydroxybutyrate oligomer hydrolase family protein yields MRPHRAHANTPPGQGSSRRLRIRPLRRIATGAALLLALTAAPSVAVPTTAAEGSCARIGHLDVPGATRQQAACLNELTTAGTVGSGHTDPADWAGLTPKDLSTPAGVPGIQIDGHFPDTSTTNTHHGWNHDAQFVIRLPDRWNGGLVIAGTPGNRAQYANDRAIGDWVLARGYAYAATDKGNTGPHFHRDGRRPGDAVAEWNRRVTQLTRATRTVVAQRYGRQPTRTLATGISNGGYLVRWQLENHPELYDAGVDWEGTLWRADGPNLLTFLPTALAAYPTYAAGGAGAARAHRQLLAAGFPAGSEFLWPYHHRSYWDLTQRVYREEFDPAFDGSTEAGTPYCAPGTPACDADYDYASRPAEVHRAVQRVALTGRIGKPLITVQGTLDVLLPISRDADVYARMVHDAGRGDLFRSYRIEGGTHTDSLYDTFPDRIRPLVPCHRSAFTATEHWLRTGHAPPPSRTIPRPTEADPTTLLTGCPLS; encoded by the coding sequence ATGCGCCCGCATAGAGCCCACGCCAACACACCACCTGGACAGGGCAGTTCACGCCGCCTCCGCATCCGCCCGCTGCGCCGCATCGCCACCGGAGCGGCCCTGCTCCTCGCGCTCACCGCCGCCCCGAGCGTGGCCGTCCCAACCACGGCAGCGGAGGGGAGCTGCGCCCGCATCGGCCACCTGGACGTGCCGGGTGCGACACGCCAACAGGCCGCCTGTCTCAATGAGTTGACCACCGCCGGAACCGTCGGCTCGGGTCATACCGACCCGGCCGACTGGGCGGGCCTGACCCCCAAGGACCTGTCCACGCCCGCCGGCGTACCGGGCATCCAGATCGACGGCCACTTCCCCGACACCTCCACCACCAACACCCACCACGGCTGGAACCACGACGCCCAGTTCGTCATCCGGCTGCCCGACCGGTGGAACGGCGGCCTGGTGATCGCCGGCACTCCGGGCAACCGGGCGCAGTACGCCAACGACCGGGCCATCGGCGACTGGGTGCTGGCTCGCGGGTACGCCTACGCCGCCACCGACAAGGGCAACACCGGACCCCACTTCCACCGCGACGGCCGGCGGCCGGGCGACGCCGTCGCCGAATGGAACCGGCGCGTCACCCAACTCACCAGGGCCACCCGCACGGTGGTCGCCCAGCGCTACGGCAGGCAGCCCACCCGCACCCTGGCCACGGGCATCTCCAACGGCGGCTATCTGGTGCGCTGGCAGCTGGAGAACCATCCCGAGCTCTATGACGCCGGTGTGGACTGGGAAGGCACCCTCTGGCGCGCGGACGGACCGAACCTGCTGACCTTCCTGCCGACCGCCCTGGCTGCGTACCCCACCTACGCGGCGGGCGGCGCGGGTGCCGCCCGCGCCCACCGGCAGCTGCTCGCGGCCGGCTTCCCCGCGGGCTCGGAGTTCCTGTGGCCCTACCACCACCGCTCGTACTGGGACTTGACCCAGCGTGTGTACCGCGAGGAGTTCGACCCCGCCTTCGACGGCTCCACGGAGGCAGGCACTCCCTACTGCGCACCCGGCACGCCCGCCTGCGACGCGGACTACGACTACGCGTCCCGTCCGGCGGAGGTCCACCGAGCCGTGCAGCGGGTCGCGCTGACCGGCAGGATCGGAAAACCGCTGATCACGGTGCAGGGCACCCTCGATGTGCTGCTGCCCATCAGCCGCGACGCGGACGTGTACGCCCGCATGGTCCACGACGCGGGCCGCGGCGACCTGTTCCGCTCCTACCGCATCGAGGGCGGCACACACACCGACTCGCTGTACGACACCTTCCCGGACAGGATCCGCCCGCTGGTGCCCTGCCACCGCTCGGCGTTCACCGCCACCGAACACTGGCTCCGCACCGGCCACGCCCCACCGCCAAGCCGCACGATCCCGCGCCCCACTGAGGCGGACCCGACCACCTTGCTGACCGGCTGCCCGCTGTCCTGA
- a CDS encoding inositol monophosphatase family protein, protein MLTLKTESDAELAVEAAQAGAAVVRTMYGDSLPRFEKTAGDFATAADLAAEKAICDVLRTARPDDAVTGEEGGQQGAGDAARRWLVDPLCGTLNYAAHTMLVAVNVALRVRTDITAAASADPFTEEVFWTDGERACLRRGGVDEELAPSPDSRLVDVNLDPPFPNAPSFRAVRLLADPDFVQEFRPRVVSTTLAVAWVAAGRRAAYITDGDLRDSVHFSAGIALCRAAGCTVTGIDGRPLHTGAGAGGLIVAADRQTHAALLDMIGRQEPSDR, encoded by the coding sequence GTGCTGACACTGAAGACAGAATCCGATGCCGAACTGGCGGTGGAGGCGGCCCAAGCCGGAGCCGCTGTCGTGCGCACCATGTACGGGGATTCACTGCCCCGGTTCGAGAAGACGGCCGGCGACTTCGCGACGGCCGCGGACCTCGCGGCGGAGAAGGCCATCTGCGACGTCCTGCGTACGGCCAGGCCCGATGATGCCGTCACCGGCGAGGAGGGCGGTCAGCAGGGCGCGGGCGACGCTGCGCGCCGATGGCTGGTCGATCCCCTGTGCGGCACGCTCAACTACGCCGCGCACACCATGCTGGTCGCGGTGAACGTCGCCCTGCGCGTCCGAACGGACATCACGGCCGCCGCGTCAGCCGATCCGTTCACCGAAGAGGTGTTCTGGACCGACGGGGAACGCGCCTGCCTGCGCCGAGGTGGCGTGGACGAGGAACTGGCGCCCTCCCCCGATTCCCGCCTTGTGGACGTCAACCTGGACCCGCCGTTCCCGAACGCCCCTTCCTTCCGGGCGGTTCGGCTGCTCGCCGACCCGGACTTCGTCCAGGAGTTCCGGCCCCGCGTCGTCTCCACCACTCTGGCGGTGGCCTGGGTCGCGGCCGGCCGCCGGGCCGCCTACATCACCGACGGAGATCTCCGCGACAGCGTGCACTTCTCCGCCGGCATCGCCCTGTGCCGAGCCGCCGGCTGCACGGTGACCGGCATCGACGGCCGGCCGCTGCACACGGGCGCGGGCGCGGGCGGCCTGATCGTGGCAGCCGATCGGCAGACCCATGCCGCGCTACTGGACATGATCGGCCGCCAGGAGCCGTCGGATCGCTAG
- a CDS encoding class I SAM-dependent methyltransferase, translating to MGRVYDDERLAGVYQGGNEMPDASLHDWTHLIGSFVGRPSPAVVEIGAGTGMFCASMARRLDPSRVVGVDASVPMLAEAQRHNSHAAVQYLAGTAEAVPTRSDLFDLALLSRVIHHLPDRVRVAHELARILRPGGTTVIRTTFRERLDALVYDYWPDLRELDEQRFPSRSDVLEDFALAGFTVRTVISFARPVTTSLRDYHARMASRPQSKFAQLTAAEFEEGLGRLRADAENEPTTRPVPVRERYDVAVLSLD from the coding sequence ATGGGCAGGGTCTATGACGATGAGCGGCTGGCGGGCGTATATCAGGGCGGCAACGAGATGCCCGATGCGTCTCTCCACGACTGGACACACTTGATCGGTTCCTTCGTGGGCCGGCCTTCGCCTGCGGTGGTGGAAATCGGGGCGGGCACAGGTATGTTCTGCGCTTCGATGGCGCGGCGGCTCGACCCCTCGCGCGTGGTCGGGGTCGACGCCTCCGTGCCCATGCTCGCTGAAGCTCAGCGGCACAACTCCCATGCCGCGGTCCAGTACTTGGCCGGCACTGCCGAAGCCGTGCCCACCCGCTCCGACCTGTTCGACCTGGCCCTGCTGTCGCGCGTGATCCACCATCTGCCGGACCGCGTGCGGGTCGCCCACGAGCTGGCCCGTATCCTCCGGCCCGGCGGAACGACCGTCATCCGCACGACATTTCGCGAGCGGCTCGACGCCCTGGTCTACGACTACTGGCCCGACCTCCGCGAGTTGGACGAGCAGCGCTTTCCCTCCAGGTCCGATGTGCTCGAGGACTTCGCCCTGGCCGGGTTCACGGTCCGGACCGTCATCTCCTTCGCCCGCCCGGTCACCACCAGCCTCCGCGACTACCACGCCCGCATGGCCTCGCGGCCCCAGTCGAAGTTCGCCCAGCTCACCGCCGCGGAGTTCGAGGAGGGGCTTGGGCGGCTGCGGGCCGACGCCGAGAACGAGCCGACGACCCGACCGGTTCCTGTGCGGGAGCGGTACGACGTGGCCGTGCTGTCCCTCGACTGA
- a CDS encoding class I SAM-dependent methyltransferase, with the protein MTQPSSYLSATADAYDAMALIYAEFARNSLDALPLDRAVLTAFADLVRSSDAGLVAELGCGPGQTTAYLRDLGLDVFGVDLSPVMIDLARAAYQDLRFEVGSMDALDLADGGLGGIVSWYSVIHTPPQELPPYFAEFQRVLAPGGHLLLGFFESEGEPVAPFDHKVATAYRWPIDELAGLADAAGFVEVGRMLREPGEGERFRRGHLLMRKADAQG; encoded by the coding sequence GTGACTCAACCTTCCTCCTACCTCAGTGCAACAGCGGACGCCTACGACGCCATGGCCTTGATCTACGCGGAGTTCGCCCGCAACTCGCTGGACGCGCTTCCGCTGGATCGCGCGGTGCTGACCGCGTTCGCCGACCTTGTGCGGAGCTCCGATGCGGGGCTCGTCGCCGAGCTGGGCTGCGGTCCGGGACAGACGACCGCGTATCTGCGGGACTTGGGGCTCGACGTCTTCGGCGTCGACCTCTCGCCGGTGATGATCGATCTCGCCCGCGCGGCCTACCAGGACCTGCGCTTCGAGGTCGGTTCCATGGACGCCTTGGACCTCGCCGACGGTGGTCTTGGCGGCATCGTGTCCTGGTACTCGGTCATTCACACCCCACCGCAGGAACTGCCCCCGTACTTCGCCGAGTTCCAGCGCGTACTCGCACCCGGAGGACACCTCCTGCTCGGCTTCTTCGAGTCGGAGGGGGAGCCGGTCGCGCCGTTCGACCACAAGGTGGCGACTGCCTACCGGTGGCCGATCGATGAGCTCGCGGGGCTGGCAGATGCGGCCGGATTCGTAGAGGTCGGCCGGATGTTGCGTGAGCCGGGCGAGGGGGAGCGGTTCCGCCGGGGTCATCTGCTGATGCGTAAGGCTGACGCGCAGGGCTGA
- a CDS encoding cation transporter, protein MAATSLGPSPVRRQALTRRIRLLVGATITYNVIEAIVAITAGSIASSTALIGFGLDSVIEVSSAAAVAWQFSAREHSVREAREKTTLRIIALSFFALAAYVGVDAIRALTGTGEAERSVPGIVIAALSLAVMPFLSAAQRKAGRELGSASAVADSKQTLLCTYLSAVLLLGLVLNATLGWRWADPIAGLVIAAMALKEGREAWLGRGCCVAPTAAVLPSADGETGACGCRAGCGCDT, encoded by the coding sequence ATGGCCGCGACATCCCTCGGCCCATCCCCGGTCCGTCGCCAGGCGCTGACTCGGCGGATACGCCTGCTGGTCGGCGCGACCATCACGTACAACGTCATCGAGGCGATCGTCGCCATCACGGCAGGCTCGATCGCCTCCTCCACGGCCCTGATCGGCTTCGGTCTGGACTCGGTCATCGAGGTCTCATCCGCCGCCGCGGTCGCCTGGCAGTTCTCCGCTCGCGAGCACTCCGTACGCGAGGCCCGTGAGAAGACCACCTTGCGCATCATCGCCCTCTCCTTCTTCGCGCTCGCGGCCTATGTCGGCGTCGATGCCATCCGTGCGCTGACCGGCACGGGCGAGGCCGAGCGTTCCGTCCCGGGCATCGTGATCGCCGCACTGTCGCTCGCGGTCATGCCGTTCCTGTCCGCCGCGCAGCGCAAGGCCGGGCGTGAGCTCGGTTCCGCGAGCGCGGTGGCCGACTCCAAACAGACGCTGCTGTGTACGTACTTGTCCGCGGTGCTCCTGCTCGGCCTGGTCCTCAACGCCACCCTGGGCTGGCGCTGGGCCGACCCGATCGCCGGTCTGGTCATCGCCGCCATGGCTCTCAAGGAGGGCCGCGAAGCATGGCTGGGCAGAGGCTGCTGCGTCGCCCCGACGGCCGCGGTGCTCCCGTCCGCCGATGGCGAGACCGGCGCCTGCGGGTGCCGTGCCGGATGCGGCTGCGATACCTGA
- a CDS encoding helix-turn-helix transcriptional regulator encodes MLTVASDIEVLARFGRALADPIRCRILLALREAPAYPADLADALGVSRTRLSNHLACLRDCGLVVTVPHGRRTRYELADARLGHALDALRTAVVAVESDRTCPDADEKGCC; translated from the coding sequence GTGCTGACTGTTGCCTCCGACATCGAGGTCCTTGCCAGGTTCGGCCGCGCGCTCGCCGATCCGATCCGCTGCCGCATCCTGCTCGCCCTGCGTGAAGCGCCCGCCTACCCCGCCGACCTCGCCGATGCTCTGGGTGTCTCGCGCACCCGGCTCTCCAACCATCTGGCATGCCTGCGCGACTGCGGCCTTGTCGTCACCGTTCCGCACGGCCGCCGGACCCGATACGAGCTCGCCGACGCGCGCCTCGGTCATGCCCTGGACGCGCTGCGCACCGCCGTGGTCGCCGTCGAGAGTGACCGAACGTGCCCCGATGCCGACGAGAAGGGCTGCTGCTGA